A genome region from Hydrogenoanaerobacterium saccharovorans includes the following:
- a CDS encoding TIGR00282 family metallophosphoesterase has translation MKVLAIGDVVGQAGCDMVRQHLYKIKSEHKIDLCIANGENSAEGNGILPSSASALFEAGVDVITTGNHGLRRREINDLLDQNIGVIRPANYHPTAHGFGYYIYDMLSYRVAIINLQGVVYMENLENPFECMDRLLSEIDATVKIVDFHAEATSEKLAMGYYLDGRVSLLFGTHTHVQTADEQIYPQGMGYITDLGMCGPSVSVLGVKPELAIRRLKTHLPTRFDNADGACQINGIVAEINEKTGKTTKIYRVSIKE, from the coding sequence ATGAAAGTTTTGGCTATCGGGGATGTTGTAGGGCAGGCGGGCTGTGATATGGTACGGCAGCATCTCTATAAAATAAAAAGTGAACATAAAATCGACTTGTGTATTGCAAACGGTGAGAATTCTGCAGAGGGCAATGGTATTCTGCCGAGCTCTGCAAGTGCTTTGTTTGAAGCAGGGGTAGATGTTATCACTACCGGTAACCATGGTCTGCGTCGCCGCGAAATTAATGACCTGCTTGATCAAAATATTGGGGTGATTCGCCCTGCAAACTATCACCCTACCGCGCATGGCTTTGGCTATTACATCTACGATATGCTGTCCTACCGTGTGGCAATCATCAATCTGCAAGGCGTAGTGTATATGGAAAATCTCGAAAATCCGTTTGAATGCATGGACAGGCTGTTGTCTGAGATTGATGCTACAGTAAAAATTGTAGATTTTCATGCAGAAGCCACCAGTGAAAAACTGGCAATGGGCTATTATCTCGACGGCAGAGTCAGCTTGCTTTTTGGTACGCACACGCATGTGCAAACAGCAGATGAGCAAATTTACCCGCAGGGGATGGGTTACATTACCGATTTAGGTATGTGCGGCCCCAGTGTGTCGGTTCTGGGGGTGAAGCCGGAACTTGCCATCCGTAGGCTGAAGACACACCTGCCCACCCGCTTTGATAATGCCGATGGAGCATGCCAAATCAACGGAATTGTTGCCGAAATAAATGAGAAGACTGGCAAAACGACTAAAATTTATAGAGTTTCCATAAAAGAATAA
- the rplL gene encoding 50S ribosomal protein L7/L12 translates to MASEKILKFVEEIKTLTVLELSELVKAIEEEFGVSAAAPVMMAGGAAPAAAAAEEKTEFDVILTSAGGSKMGVIKLVKDMTGLGLKEAKEIVDGAPKTIKEGVSKADADEMKAKLEEAGATVELK, encoded by the coding sequence ATGGCTTCTGAGAAAATTTTAAAATTTGTTGAAGAAATCAAAACTCTGACTGTTCTCGAACTTTCTGAGCTCGTAAAAGCAATCGAGGAGGAATTCGGCGTTTCTGCTGCTGCTCCTGTTATGATGGCTGGTGGTGCTGCTCCTGCTGCTGCAGCTGCTGAAGAAAAAACCGAATTCGACGTTATCCTCACCAGTGCTGGCGGCTCTAAAATGGGCGTAATCAAACTGGTTAAAGATATGACCGGTTTGGGCTTGAAAGAGGCAAAAGAGATTGTTGACGGTGCTCCCAAAACAATTAAAGAGGGCGTTTCCAAAGCTGATGCTGACGAGATGAAAGCAAAGCTGGAAGAGGCTGGCGCAACCGTAGAACTGAAATAA
- a CDS encoding Asp23/Gls24 family envelope stress response protein, protein MVKLETHLGETNISQEYFSNLVGHAASECFGVSGMAVTDAKQSLKSVITKKQALDQGVRVRISNGKLVVDLHIMVTYGVNIAVIVKSIVNKVRYTVEEATGMEVARVNVFVDSMKTE, encoded by the coding sequence TTGGTTAAGCTTGAAACTCATCTGGGAGAAACAAATATTTCGCAAGAATATTTTTCAAACCTTGTCGGTCATGCTGCATCGGAATGCTTTGGCGTTTCAGGTATGGCGGTAACCGATGCAAAACAGAGCCTTAAGTCGGTTATCACTAAAAAGCAAGCGCTGGACCAAGGCGTGCGTGTGCGTATTTCGAACGGTAAGTTGGTAGTCGATTTGCACATTATGGTTACTTATGGCGTGAACATCGCCGTTATTGTCAAAAGTATCGTCAATAAAGTACGCTATACGGTAGAGGAGGCAACCGGTATGGAGGTTGCACGTGTCAACGTATTTGTCGATTCTATGAAGACAGAGTAA
- the putP gene encoding sodium/proline symporter PutP, producing the protein MSTKEVMMLISMIGYLLLIVAIGILFGKHNKTSEEFYIGGRGLGPWVTAMSAEASDMSGWLLMGLPGLAYATGLADAAWTAVGLALGTYLNWVFTARPLRIYTQVAKNSITVPDYFSNRFHDSKKILMNIAALFILLFFVVYTASGFVACGKLFASLFGFNYAASMVVSAIIVVVYTVVGGFLAESVVDFVQGTLMFVVLITIVTIGANAAGGFAQVIADGSAREGYLSLFQINSLETGAALNFDIIKILSGLAWGLGYFGMPHVLLRFMAIRDARELKKSRRIGSTWCVISLIMAVLIGIIGRALYPTLLAGAAVENIFIEMCKRLLDTGLLPILAGVMLCGILAAQISSSDSQLLLASSAVAQNFFKGLVKPKATEKEIMKVSRITLVSVAVVAALFALNPNSSVFRIVSFAWAGFGATFGPLIIFSLYWKRINLAGAIAGMVGGGVTVVLWKVLISKLGGIFSVYELLPAFIVSCLCIYIVSKVTAEPSKEIYAEFEEYKRMMKEQ; encoded by the coding sequence ATGAGTACTAAGGAGGTTATGATGCTTATTTCCATGATCGGCTATTTGTTGCTGATTGTGGCGATTGGTATACTATTTGGCAAGCATAATAAAACAAGTGAAGAGTTTTACATAGGGGGGCGCGGGCTTGGCCCTTGGGTAACTGCGATGAGCGCAGAGGCGAGCGATATGAGCGGATGGCTTTTGATGGGTCTGCCTGGGCTTGCTTACGCCACAGGCCTTGCCGATGCTGCATGGACTGCGGTTGGTTTGGCATTGGGTACCTATCTAAACTGGGTATTTACCGCACGCCCTTTGCGTATTTATACGCAAGTTGCAAAAAACTCAATTACCGTACCGGATTATTTCTCGAACCGTTTTCATGACAGTAAAAAGATATTAATGAACATAGCGGCATTGTTCATTTTACTATTTTTCGTCGTGTATACAGCATCGGGCTTTGTGGCATGCGGTAAGCTGTTTGCATCGCTTTTTGGCTTTAATTATGCAGCTTCTATGGTTGTATCGGCAATTATTGTTGTGGTGTACACAGTTGTGGGGGGCTTTTTGGCAGAAAGTGTTGTTGACTTTGTGCAGGGTACACTCATGTTTGTGGTGCTCATTACAATTGTTACCATTGGCGCAAACGCTGCGGGCGGTTTTGCACAGGTGATTGCAGATGGCAGTGCGCGCGAAGGCTACCTCAGCCTGTTCCAAATCAACAGTTTAGAAACAGGGGCTGCATTGAACTTTGATATTATTAAAATACTGTCTGGCTTGGCATGGGGATTGGGCTATTTTGGTATGCCGCACGTCTTGCTACGATTTATGGCAATCCGAGATGCCCGCGAGTTGAAAAAATCCCGTCGCATTGGTTCCACCTGGTGCGTGATTTCGCTTATAATGGCAGTATTAATCGGTATTATTGGTAGGGCATTGTATCCTACTTTGCTAGCAGGTGCCGCAGTAGAGAATATTTTTATCGAAATGTGCAAACGCCTGCTGGATACGGGATTACTGCCGATTCTAGCCGGAGTGATGCTGTGCGGCATCCTTGCAGCACAAATCAGTTCATCCGATTCTCAGCTGCTTCTTGCATCTTCTGCGGTGGCACAAAACTTTTTTAAGGGCTTAGTTAAGCCAAAAGCAACCGAAAAAGAAATTATGAAGGTATCCCGCATCACGTTGGTTTCGGTTGCAGTGGTTGCGGCATTGTTTGCACTTAACCCTAACAGCTCGGTATTCCGAATCGTATCGTTTGCGTGGGCGGGTTTTGGTGCAACATTTGGGCCGCTTATCATCTTTTCGCTCTACTGGAAACGCATCAACCTTGCAGGCGCAATTGCCGGTATGGTAGGCGGCGGTGTAACGGTCGTATTATGGAAGGTACTGATATCAAAACTGGGCGGTATTTTTTCTGTATATGAACTGCTGCCTGCGTTTATTGTTTCTTGCTTGTGCATTTATATTGTAAGCAAAGTAACCGCTGAGCCAAGCAAAGAGATTTATGCAGAATTTGAAGAATACAAGCGAATGATGAAAGAGCAGTAG
- a CDS encoding ABC transporter substrate-binding protein — MTKRITAITISFVLLLTLLSGCKLKLAETGGFIGASLQNEGKTENQSVQRAVDTLKIAYNNTDSLNPYLAVSTMNLNVISLLYDPLVKLDQQYKPHNIIAEDIQLTPQQCTVTIKQGVHFSNGLPVTANDVVYSAHQVLTEGNSYFGLLSGVSEVTAADSRTVVFTLRAPDRLFANLLTFPIVSEKNPTIGSGRYILQGSGEDVKLTLNPNWFDGNKSQIKTIELVNQLDKDTLIYSLKLGTINYVYSDLSSSEVLSLGISTQSVPLNHLIYLGINSTKKLISDARMRKALNLCINRAELVGGTYALRAAEAHTPFNPKWDEVTKLNYKQEQDYTAAAALMEELGYKPESKDSEGYYTTRQGRLRLRILVNSENASKMQVAKVLQKNFSELGIELVIETKAFEEYKTALAQWNFDLYLGEVKLYNNMNLTALLTPKSKLGFGNIENGELITANNAMMAGTMDVKQFMGVFDKFTPFVPLMYRSGMVSFSRDTFFEAPATEQDIFYNIEQW; from the coding sequence ATGACCAAACGAATTACAGCGATTACAATATCGTTTGTCTTATTACTCACCTTGCTTTCAGGGTGCAAGCTTAAATTAGCCGAAACGGGTGGTTTTATTGGGGCGTCCTTGCAAAATGAGGGCAAAACAGAAAATCAATCGGTGCAGCGTGCTGTTGATACGCTGAAAATTGCATATAATAATACGGATTCTTTAAATCCTTATCTTGCTGTCAGCACGATGAACTTAAATGTAATTTCGTTGCTTTACGATCCGCTTGTTAAACTAGATCAGCAGTACAAACCGCATAACATCATTGCAGAGGATATACAGCTTACACCGCAGCAATGTACCGTGACAATCAAACAAGGAGTTCATTTCAGCAATGGTTTGCCTGTTACGGCGAACGATGTAGTGTATTCGGCGCATCAGGTGCTTACCGAGGGTAACAGCTACTTTGGGCTGCTCAGCGGTGTCAGTGAGGTAACGGCTGCAGATAGCCGCACAGTGGTATTTACGTTGCGTGCGCCCGACCGCCTGTTTGCCAACCTGCTTACGTTCCCTATCGTCAGCGAAAAAAATCCAACCATCGGCAGCGGTCGTTATATCCTTCAGGGTAGCGGAGAAGACGTAAAATTAACGTTGAATCCAAACTGGTTTGACGGGAATAAAAGCCAAATCAAGACAATCGAATTGGTGAATCAATTAGATAAAGATACATTGATTTATAGCCTGAAACTTGGTACAATAAATTATGTCTATTCCGATCTATCCAGCAGCGAGGTGTTATCTCTTGGGATTAGCACACAATCGGTACCACTAAACCATTTGATTTACCTTGGAATCAACAGTACGAAAAAGCTTATTTCAGATGCACGCATGCGTAAAGCGCTTAATCTTTGCATCAACCGTGCAGAATTGGTTGGCGGAACTTATGCATTGCGCGCTGCAGAGGCGCACACACCCTTTAATCCCAAATGGGATGAGGTTACCAAGTTGAATTACAAACAGGAGCAGGATTATACGGCGGCGGCTGCACTGATGGAAGAACTCGGATATAAGCCCGAAAGCAAGGACAGTGAGGGCTATTACACCACAAGGCAAGGCAGGCTGCGCTTGCGGATTTTAGTGAATTCAGAAAATGCAAGTAAAATGCAGGTGGCAAAGGTTTTACAAAAAAACTTTTCGGAACTTGGGATTGAACTTGTAATTGAAACCAAAGCATTTGAAGAGTATAAAACGGCACTGGCACAATGGAATTTTGACCTCTATTTGGGGGAGGTTAAATTGTACAATAACATGAACCTTACTGCCCTGCTTACTCCAAAATCAAAGCTTGGTTTCGGTAATATCGAGAATGGAGAATTGATTACCGCCAACAATGCAATGATGGCGGGCACAATGGATGTAAAACAATTTATGGGCGTATTTGATAAGTTTACGCCGTTTGTACCGCTGATGTACCGCAGCGGTATGGTATCATTCTCGCGCGATACATTTTTTGAAGCCCCTGCAACAGAGCAGGATATATTTTACAACATAGAACAATGGTAA
- a CDS encoding stage V sporulation protein S, with translation MEVLKVSARSVPNSVAGAIAGVIREKGAVEVQAVGAGASNQAIKAVAIARGYLAPAGIDLICIPAFVNVVIDSEERTAIKLIVEPR, from the coding sequence ATGGAAGTGCTAAAAGTTTCGGCAAGATCTGTTCCAAACTCTGTAGCAGGTGCAATAGCGGGTGTAATCCGAGAAAAGGGTGCGGTAGAGGTTCAAGCTGTGGGTGCTGGTGCATCCAATCAGGCGATAAAAGCTGTGGCGATTGCAAGAGGTTATCTTGCTCCCGCCGGCATTGATCTCATCTGTATCCCCGCTTTTGTCAATGTGGTAATCGATTCGGAAGAGCGTACAGCAATTAAACTGATTGTAGAGCCCCGGTAA